From the Musa acuminata AAA Group cultivar baxijiao chromosome BXJ3-7, Cavendish_Baxijiao_AAA, whole genome shotgun sequence genome, one window contains:
- the LOC135642543 gene encoding auxin-responsive protein SAUR71-like, translating to MIRRLSRVVDCAQYESLRWSGKGRRHGEPAQGHFPVYVGEEMVRFEVRTELLGRPAFVRLLRLSADEYGYEQRGVLRIPCPVPLFRRLLAAASSTEEEEEKKEKEKELLRSFPELLLGSSDRS from the coding sequence ATGATCCGGCGGCTGTCGAGGGTGGTCGACTGCGCCCAGTACGAGTCGCTGCGTTGGTCCGGCAAGGGGAGGCGGCACGGGGAGCCTGCGCAGGGGCACTTCCCAGTGTACGTGGGGGAGGAGATGGTGCGGTTCGAGGTCCGAACAGAGCTCCTCGGCCGCCCGGCCTTCGTCCGGTTGCTGCGCCTCTCCGCCGACGAGTACGGCTACGAGCAGCGCGGCGTCCTACGCATCCCCTGCCCCGTCCCGCTCTTCCGCCGCCTCCTCGCCGCCGCTTCCtccacggaggaggaggaggagaagaaggagaaggagaaggaactCCTGCGATCCTTCCCCGAGTTGCTCCTCGGTTCCTCCGACCGGAGTTGA
- the LOC103990972 gene encoding uncharacterized protein LOC103990972 — translation MLVEVISREGERGPITLDLLGGCTSVAPKDVDAGSKPSFGCRGDLRPLDLNRLPDDGPKPVAAALAGSQSVCTIEKVKWALERAERESRGREMEEEQQRQRRRRRRMGMERRSHEASDGCSSPSPSPSPSPSSSSSITTASIKRRGDGEEGCAGCDSAGGSLVAAGCPSCLSYVLISRMNPRCPRCDSQVAPPLAAAAAAPPPPQKRPRIDLNFALFPL, via the exons ATGTTGGTTGAGGTGATCTCGAGGGAGGGGGAGCGGGGTCCGATAACCCTCGATCTCCTCGGCGGCTGCACGTCGGTGGCACCCAAAGACGTTGATGCTGGCTCGAAGCCGTCCTTTGGCTGTCGTGGCGACCTCCGTCCGCTG GACCTTAACCGGCTGCCGGACGACGGCCCGAAGCCGGTAGCCGCGGCGCTCGCCGGGAGCCAGAGCGTGTGCACCATCGAGAAAGTGAAGTGGGCGCTGGAGCGGGCGGAGCGCGAGTCGCGCGGCAGGGAGatggaggaggagcagcagcggcagcggcggcggcggcggaggatggGGATGGAGAGGAGGAGTCATGAGGCATCGGACGGCTGCTCCTCCCCCTCGCCCTCGCCCTCACCCTCGCCCTCCTCTTCGTCGTCCATCACGACGGCGTCGATCAAGCGGCGGGGTGACGGGGAGGAGGGGTGCGCCGGCTGCGACTCCGCAGGCGGCAGCCTGGTGGCGGCGGGCTGCCCTAGCTGCCTTTCCTATGTGCTGATATCGAGGATGAACCCGCGGTGCCCACGCTGCGACTCGCAGGTGGCACCGCccttggcggcggcggcggcggctcctCCGCCTCCGCAGAAGCGGCCCCGCATCGACCTCAATTTTGCGCTTTTCCCCCTGTAA
- the LOC103990971 gene encoding actin-depolymerizing factor 11 isoform X2, with the protein MGVADDCKDIFLELQRKKTHRYVIFKINEKQKEVIVETIGGATESYDDFVASLPENDCRYAVYDFDFVTEENCQKSKIFFIAWSPSISRIRAKMLYAASKDRFRRELDGVHYEIQATDPSELDLDNLRERAH; encoded by the exons ATGGGTGTTGCTGATGATTGCAAGGATATATTCTTAGAGCTTCAGAGGAAGAAGACACACAGATATGTGATTTTCAAAATCAATGAGAAGCAAAAGGAGGTTATTGTTGAAACGATTGGAGGTGCAACCGAGAGCTATGATGATTTCGTGGCTTCTTTGCCTGAAAATGATTGCCGTTATGCTGTCTATGATTTTGACTTTGTTACTGAAGAAAACTGTCAAAAAAGCAAGATTTTCTTCATTGCCTG GTCCCCTTCCATTTCCCGAATCCGAGCTAAGATGCTGTACGCAGCTTCTAAGGATCGATTCAGGAGAGAGCTGGATGGTGTTCACTATGAGATTCAAGCTACTGACCCGTCAGAGCTGGACCTTGATAATCTTAGGGAGCGGGCACATTAG
- the LOC103990971 gene encoding actin-depolymerizing factor 11 isoform X1, with product MAFLRSHSNASSGMGVADDCKDIFLELQRKKTHRYVIFKINEKQKEVIVETIGGATESYDDFVASLPENDCRYAVYDFDFVTEENCQKSKIFFIAWSPSISRIRAKMLYAASKDRFRRELDGVHYEIQATDPSELDLDNLRERAH from the exons ATGGCGTTCCTCCGATCCCAC TCAAATGCTTCCTCTGGAATGGGTGTTGCTGATGATTGCAAGGATATATTCTTAGAGCTTCAGAGGAAGAAGACACACAGATATGTGATTTTCAAAATCAATGAGAAGCAAAAGGAGGTTATTGTTGAAACGATTGGAGGTGCAACCGAGAGCTATGATGATTTCGTGGCTTCTTTGCCTGAAAATGATTGCCGTTATGCTGTCTATGATTTTGACTTTGTTACTGAAGAAAACTGTCAAAAAAGCAAGATTTTCTTCATTGCCTG GTCCCCTTCCATTTCCCGAATCCGAGCTAAGATGCTGTACGCAGCTTCTAAGGATCGATTCAGGAGAGAGCTGGATGGTGTTCACTATGAGATTCAAGCTACTGACCCGTCAGAGCTGGACCTTGATAATCTTAGGGAGCGGGCACATTAG